Proteins encoded together in one Fibrobacter sp. UWR4 window:
- the thiF gene encoding thiamine biosynthesis protein ThiF, which translates to MSADCVQRAPTREEMLAALVVRQGEENVKKLQAATVAVCGLGGLGSNVAIALARAGVGRLVLVDFDCVDVTNLHRQQYKACQVGMPKAVALPENLREIAPYIELESHQVRVTEENVMELVGKADVVCEAFDNAEAKAMLVNAALENGKVLVAASGMAGFGDANSIQTRRVSKNFYLCGDGVSDVNAGIGLVAPRVMACAAHEAQTVVRIICGLEPK; encoded by the coding sequence ATGTCCGCAGATTGTGTACAGCGCGCCCCTACCAGGGAAGAAATGCTGGCTGCATTGGTTGTTCGCCAGGGTGAAGAGAATGTCAAAAAGCTGCAGGCGGCCACGGTGGCGGTCTGCGGTTTGGGCGGTCTCGGTTCCAACGTGGCTATCGCTTTGGCGCGTGCTGGGGTTGGTCGCTTGGTGCTTGTGGATTTTGACTGCGTGGACGTGACCAACTTGCATCGTCAGCAGTACAAGGCCTGCCAGGTGGGAATGCCCAAGGCTGTTGCGCTGCCTGAGAATCTACGGGAGATTGCGCCCTACATCGAACTGGAATCCCATCAGGTTCGCGTGACAGAAGAAAATGTTATGGAACTGGTAGGGAAGGCCGACGTAGTTTGCGAGGCTTTTGATAATGCAGAAGCCAAGGCCATGCTGGTGAATGCCGCCTTGGAAAATGGCAAGGTGCTGGTGGCGGCCTCCGGGATGGCTGGCTTCGGTGATGCAAATTCCATCCAGACCCGCCGCGTGTCAAAGAATTTTTATTTGTGTGGCGATGGCGTCAGCGACGTGAATGCTGGAATCGGGCTGGTGGCCCCTCGCGTCATGGCTTGCGCCGCCCACGAGGCACAGACAGTAGTGCGAATCATCTGCGGCCTTGAGCCAAAGTAG
- a CDS encoding thiazole synthase — translation MENDKLVLGGHEFNSRFILGSGKYSLKLIEAAVQYAGAEIITCAVRRANTKEHENILDYIPKSATLLPNTSGARNADEAVRIARLARELGCGDFVKIEIMRDSKYLLPDNYETIKATEILAKEGFVVLPYMHADLNVARDLVNAGAAAVMPLAAPIGSNRGLSAKDFIQILIDEIELPIIVDAGIGKPSQACEAMEMGAAAVMANTALATAGDLPRMAAAFKSAIEAGRNAYLSGMGRVLVRGAAASDPLTGFLRD, via the coding sequence ATGGAAAACGATAAACTGGTTCTTGGCGGTCATGAGTTCAACTCCCGCTTTATTCTCGGTTCTGGCAAGTACTCCCTGAAGCTTATTGAAGCTGCGGTGCAGTACGCCGGTGCAGAAATCATTACCTGCGCTGTTCGCCGTGCCAATACCAAGGAACACGAAAACATCCTGGATTACATTCCCAAGAGTGCAACCCTGCTGCCCAATACTTCTGGTGCCCGCAATGCTGACGAAGCGGTTCGTATTGCTCGCCTTGCCCGCGAACTGGGCTGCGGCGATTTCGTGAAGATTGAAATCATGCGCGACTCCAAGTACTTGCTGCCGGACAATTACGAAACCATCAAGGCTACCGAAATTCTTGCTAAGGAAGGTTTCGTGGTATTGCCTTACATGCACGCCGACTTGAACGTGGCACGCGACCTGGTGAATGCAGGTGCCGCTGCTGTTATGCCTCTGGCTGCTCCCATCGGTTCCAACCGCGGTCTTTCCGCCAAGGATTTCATCCAGATCCTTATCGACGAAATCGAGCTTCCCATTATCGTAGACGCCGGTATCGGTAAGCCGTCCCAGGCTTGCGAAGCTATGGAAATGGGCGCAGCCGCTGTGATGGCTAATACCGCTCTTGCTACTGCAGGAGACTTGCCTCGCATGGCCGCCGCCTTCAAGTCCGCCATCGAAGCTGGCCGCAACGCTTACCTCTCCGGTATGGGCCGCGTGCTGGTTCGTGGTGCCGCCGCCAGCGATCCCCTCACAGGATTCCTGAGAGACTAA
- the thiH gene encoding 2-iminoacetate synthase ThiH, with the protein MNNYHDERYFVDSDTLSPEALARKHRIETDPSARSNHMEYMKGMEVIQSDIYGKVMGHVDSVDFSKYTARDVLAALDHHTCTVEDFKALLSPAAAPFLEKMAQKAKLETSKHFGNTVYFFTPLYIANYCENYCVYCGFNCYNKIKRMQLSMEQIEHEMKVIADSGMEEVLILTGESRAKSSVEYIGEACKIAHKYFRMVGVEVYPMNTDEYKYLHECGVDYVTVFQETYDKDRYEQLHLLGHKRIYPYRFDSQERALMGGMRGCGFSALLGLSDFRKDALASALHVFYLQKKYPHAEMSLSCPRLRPIVNNDKINPLDVHEKELCQVLCAYRIFMPFVGITVSSRESKEFRNGIVKIAATKVSAGVSTGVGDHEEKYKDSDDEVKTKTADVNAGKKTSDAEGDEQFEINDNRSFNAMYKDISGEGLQPVLNDYLYV; encoded by the coding sequence ATGAATAACTATCACGACGAACGATATTTTGTGGATTCCGATACCTTGTCTCCCGAGGCATTGGCCCGTAAGCACCGTATCGAAACAGATCCTTCCGCGCGCTCCAACCATATGGAGTATATGAAGGGCATGGAAGTCATCCAGTCCGACATTTATGGCAAGGTCATGGGGCATGTGGATTCCGTAGACTTCAGTAAGTACACTGCCCGTGATGTGCTGGCTGCTTTGGACCATCACACTTGTACCGTAGAAGATTTCAAGGCGCTCCTTTCTCCAGCTGCCGCTCCTTTCCTGGAAAAGATGGCACAGAAGGCAAAGCTGGAAACCAGCAAGCACTTTGGCAATACGGTGTACTTCTTTACTCCGCTATACATCGCCAACTACTGCGAAAACTACTGCGTCTATTGCGGCTTCAACTGCTACAACAAAATCAAGCGCATGCAGCTCTCCATGGAGCAGATCGAGCACGAAATGAAGGTCATCGCCGACAGCGGCATGGAAGAAGTGCTGATCCTTACCGGCGAAAGCCGCGCCAAGAGCAGCGTGGAATACATTGGCGAAGCCTGCAAGATTGCCCACAAGTATTTCCGTATGGTGGGGGTGGAAGTTTACCCTATGAACACCGACGAATACAAGTACCTCCATGAATGTGGGGTAGATTACGTGACGGTCTTCCAGGAAACCTACGACAAGGACCGCTACGAACAGCTTCACCTGCTGGGTCACAAGCGTATCTATCCGTACCGCTTCGACTCTCAGGAACGCGCCCTTATGGGTGGTATGCGCGGCTGCGGTTTCTCCGCATTGCTAGGCCTTTCCGACTTCCGCAAGGATGCCCTGGCTAGCGCGCTGCACGTATTCTATCTGCAGAAGAAGTATCCTCATGCAGAAATGAGCCTGTCTTGCCCCCGCCTTCGCCCCATCGTGAACAACGACAAGATTAACCCTCTTGACGTTCACGAAAAGGAACTTTGCCAGGTGCTGTGCGCATATCGCATTTTCATGCCTTTCGTTGGCATTACCGTCTCCAGCCGCGAATCCAAGGAATTCCGTAACGGCATCGTAAAGATTGCCGCCACCAAGGTTTCCGCAGGTGTATCTACCGGCGTTGGCGACCACGAGGAAAAGTACAAGGACAGCGACGACGAGGTTAAAACCAAGACCGCCGACGTAAACGCCGGCAAGAAAACCTCCGATGCCGAGGGCGATGAGCAGTTCGAAATCAACGACAACCGTAGTTTTAACGCCATGTACAAGGATATCAGCGGCGAGGGCCTCCAGCCGGTGCTAAATGACTATTTGTACGTGTAG
- the thiS gene encoding sulfur carrier protein ThiS produces MIKVNGIDIEADGTIFAGKSVAEYLSTTNYDCKRIAVERNGDIVPKAKYGETLLAEGDSLEVVSFVGGG; encoded by the coding sequence ATGATTAAAGTCAATGGCATTGACATCGAAGCCGACGGAACCATTTTTGCGGGTAAGTCTGTCGCAGAATATTTGTCCACCACAAATTATGACTGTAAGCGCATTGCAGTAGAACGCAATGGCGATATTGTGCCTAAGGCCAAGTACGGTGAAACGCTGCTTGCCGAAGGGGATTCTCTTGAAGTTGTAAGCTTTGTGGGGGGTGGTTAA
- a CDS encoding FAD:protein FMN transferase, with amino-acid sequence MIFIACQKDDSANTPKSTESAKSFEAMNTFMSLKSFGTDTEKANDAVEALIANIETQISTTKEGSYIYKLNHLNEGEEKSVETPAQIANLISFSLSIAKETDGAFNPTLFPIIHLWGFTTEKYRVPSDTEIKEALTATDFNKVSLSYQNNNSAIVTMKNGMMMDMGAIGKGFAGDQAIQLLKEKEITSAIMDLGGNVQTLGSKPDGSPWKVGITNPWGDAPIGGIAICNKAVITSGGYERYFEENGKRYIHIFDSKTGKPVDNDLASVTIIAESGMYADALSTTLFVMGKEKAIDFYKKNHEKFQMILVMNDKTLVYTEGLQDILTITYPVKKKVIIKN; translated from the coding sequence TTGATTTTCATCGCCTGTCAAAAAGACGATTCTGCCAACACACCAAAATCAACGGAATCCGCAAAATCCTTTGAGGCCATGAACACATTCATGTCGCTAAAAAGTTTCGGTACAGACACAGAAAAAGCCAACGATGCCGTAGAGGCCCTGATCGCAAACATAGAAACGCAAATATCCACCACAAAAGAAGGCAGCTACATCTATAAACTCAATCACCTTAACGAAGGCGAAGAAAAATCCGTAGAAACACCCGCGCAGATCGCCAACCTGATTTCTTTTTCTTTAAGCATTGCCAAAGAAACGGACGGGGCCTTCAATCCAACACTATTCCCCATCATCCATTTATGGGGATTCACCACCGAAAAATATAGAGTTCCTTCGGATACGGAAATCAAGGAAGCCCTTACCGCCACCGATTTCAACAAGGTCTCCCTTTCATATCAAAACAACAACTCGGCAATCGTGACCATGAAAAACGGAATGATGATGGACATGGGAGCCATAGGCAAAGGCTTCGCAGGAGACCAGGCCATTCAATTATTGAAGGAAAAGGAAATAACATCCGCCATAATGGACCTAGGCGGAAACGTTCAGACTTTAGGCAGCAAGCCTGATGGAAGCCCTTGGAAAGTAGGCATTACCAATCCCTGGGGAGATGCCCCTATTGGCGGAATCGCCATTTGCAACAAGGCTGTCATAACCAGCGGTGGATACGAGCGTTATTTCGAGGAAAACGGGAAAAGATACATCCATATTTTTGACAGCAAAACTGGCAAGCCTGTAGATAACGATCTTGCCTCCGTTACCATAATCGCAGAATCCGGCATGTACGCCGACGCCTTATCTACGACCCTGTTTGTAATGGGTAAAGAAAAGGCCATTGACTTTTATAAAAAGAATCATGAAAAATTCCAGATGATTCTTGTAATGAATGATAAAACCCTGGTCTACACAGAAGGACTCCAAGACATTTTGACCATAACCTATCCCGTCAAAAAGAAAGTAATTATCAAAAACTAA